In Oncorhynchus clarkii lewisi isolate Uvic-CL-2024 chromosome 2, UVic_Ocla_1.0, whole genome shotgun sequence, one DNA window encodes the following:
- the LOC139380075 gene encoding CD276 antigen-like, which translates to MISSVVTTTSLQPREVAAPGSDITLSCSLSKNLNLNNLVVNWQRGESEVVHSYYHGRDQLERQSVVYKGRTHLFEDQLTVGNASLRLSGVQPSDQGPYTCDVTDEQGSTQEKLQLLVAAPYDEPRISIQATCDGFVVTLSASQGFPQPEVVWKGVMGSTNTTMELDSKGLYELESEVTLRLNSTLTVTAELRLRVLDQSFTKFLTLHPPPVCYVMPAEQRSRLLIYPLLLMLLGLVLLLSWKRSEQETKKDKKTEE; encoded by the exons A TGATATCATCAGTGGTAACTACAACCAGTCTACAACCAAGAGAAGTGGCAGCTCCGGGCAGTGACATCACCCTTAGCTGCTCTTTGTCTAAAAACCTGAACCTCAACAACCTGGTCGTCAACTGGCAGCGTGGAGAGTCAGAGGTGGTCCACAGCTATTACCATGGGAGAGATCAGCTGGAAAGACAGAGTGTTGTTTACAAGGGACGAACTCATCTGTTTGAAGACCAGCTCACTGTGGGAAATGCCTCACTTAGACTGAGTGGTGTGCAGCCgagtgaccagggcccatacaccTGTGATGTGACAGATGAACAGGGAAGCACCCAGGAAAAGCTACAACTTCTAGTGGCAG CCCCTTATGATGAGCCCAGGATATCCATCCAAGCCACTTGTGACGGCTTTGTTGTGACCCTCAGTGCCTCTCAGGGGTTTCCCCAGCCAGAGGTAGTGTGGAAAGGTGTGATGGGCAGTACCAACACCACTATGGAGTTAGACAGCAAGGGGCTCTATGAGCTGGAGAGTGAGGTGACCCTGAGGCtgaacagcactctgactgttACAGCCGAGCTGAGACTGAGGGTGCTGGACCAGAGTTTCACCAAGTTTCTCACACTCCACCCACCACCAG TGTGCTATGTGATGCCAGCTGAGCAGAGGAGCAGATTGTTGATATATCCCCTGCTGCTAATGCTCCTGGGATTGGTGCTCCTGTTATCCTGGAAGAGGTCTGAGCAGGAGACCAAAAAGGATAAGAAAACAGAAGAATAG